A single region of the Psychrobacter alimentarius genome encodes:
- a CDS encoding ammonium transporter — MQNQIFELQYALDTFYFLICGALVMWMAAGFTMLEAGLVRSKNTVEILTKNVALFATASIMYMVCGYAIMYGGEFFLSGIAGGETLVQDALAASAENGFGGDSVYSAASDFFFQVVFVATCMSIVSGAVAERMKLWSFLLFAVIMTGFIYPLEGSWTWGGNDVFGLYNLGDMGFSDFAGSGIVHMAGAAAALAGVLLLGARKGKYGSNGEIRAIPGANLPLAALGTLILWMGWFGFNGGSVLKLGDIASANSVAVVFLNTNAAAAGGAIGALLIARLIFGKADLTMLLNGALAGLVAITAEPSTPSALQATLFGLIAGVIVVLSILALDKIKIDDPVGAISVHGVVGLFGILIVPITNSGVTFVGQLAGAATIFVWVFVASLIVWSIIKLVIGLRISEEDEYEGADIAECGMEAYPEFVR, encoded by the coding sequence ATGCAAAACCAAATCTTCGAGCTCCAGTACGCACTTGATACCTTTTACTTTTTAATATGTGGGGCGCTAGTCATGTGGATGGCAGCGGGCTTCACTATGCTAGAAGCCGGTCTGGTTCGTTCAAAAAACACGGTTGAAATCTTAACCAAAAACGTCGCCCTTTTTGCTACTGCTAGTATCATGTACATGGTATGCGGTTACGCGATTATGTATGGTGGCGAGTTTTTCTTAAGCGGTATCGCAGGCGGTGAGACATTGGTACAAGATGCTTTAGCTGCTTCAGCAGAAAATGGCTTTGGTGGTGATTCTGTTTACTCCGCTGCGTCTGACTTCTTTTTCCAAGTGGTGTTTGTTGCGACCTGTATGTCCATCGTATCAGGTGCAGTGGCTGAGCGTATGAAGCTATGGTCCTTTTTATTGTTTGCGGTCATTATGACTGGGTTTATTTACCCGTTGGAAGGAAGCTGGACATGGGGCGGTAATGATGTCTTTGGCTTATACAATCTTGGCGACATGGGTTTTTCTGACTTTGCCGGTTCTGGTATTGTACATATGGCAGGGGCAGCAGCAGCCTTGGCAGGTGTTTTGCTACTAGGTGCACGTAAAGGTAAATATGGCTCTAATGGTGAGATACGTGCTATTCCTGGAGCAAATTTACCACTCGCGGCCCTTGGTACACTGATCTTATGGATGGGCTGGTTCGGCTTCAATGGCGGCTCTGTATTAAAACTTGGTGATATTGCCAGTGCCAACTCAGTCGCTGTGGTATTTTTGAATACCAACGCAGCAGCAGCAGGCGGCGCTATTGGCGCACTACTAATCGCTCGCTTAATTTTTGGCAAAGCAGATTTGACCATGCTCTTAAATGGTGCACTTGCAGGTTTGGTCGCAATTACCGCAGAACCCTCTACACCTTCTGCCCTGCAAGCCACTCTATTTGGTTTGATCGCTGGTGTCATCGTGGTACTGTCTATTTTAGCATTGGATAAAATAAAAATAGATGATCCAGTTGGTGCTATTTCAGTTCATGGTGTGGTAGGTCTGTTTGGCATACTTATTGTACCGATTACCAATTCAGGCGTCACGTTTGTCGGACAACTCGCTGGTGCTGCCACGATCTTTGTATGGGTGTTCGTTGCCAGTTTAATCGTGTGGTCTATTATCAAATTAGTGATTGGTCTACGTATCTCTGAAGAAGATGAGTATGAAGGTGCGGATATCGCTGAGTGTGGTATGGAAGCGTATCCAGAGTTTGTCAGATAA
- a CDS encoding DUF2147 domain-containing protein: MKLFTKTTLAVAGISIASMAFAADPLANTTWQTFDEGQPKGTVKITESNGVLTGKLIAANTEKGKQYIGTTVIKGLKSDGNGKYSGGTITDPAKGKDYRMTATLSGNTLNIKGYIGPFSRSQQWKKK; this comes from the coding sequence ATGAAACTATTTACAAAAACCACGTTAGCTGTTGCCGGTATCAGTATTGCTAGCATGGCATTTGCCGCTGATCCATTAGCCAATACCACTTGGCAGACGTTTGATGAAGGTCAGCCAAAAGGTACTGTAAAAATTACTGAATCTAATGGCGTGTTGACTGGTAAACTTATCGCTGCTAATACGGAAAAGGGTAAACAATATATTGGTACGACAGTCATCAAAGGCCTGAAATCTGATGGCAATGGCAAATATAGTGGCGGTACAATTACTGACCCAGCAAAAGGTAAAGACTATCGTATGACAGCTACCTTAAGTGGCAATACCTTGAACATTAAAGGGTATATCGGTCCATTTTCACGCAGTCAACAATGGAAAAAGAAATAA
- a CDS encoding DNA/RNA non-specific endonuclease, with protein sequence MAIPLATAYAHDFSQCSQSFYGGIYPEFTNTKLNNKTQALCMDGFAVMYSGVSRTPLWSAEYLDRTRLQQAKQIDREDSFHEESRLPKSMRASLSDYSGSGYDRGHLSPNGDMATRSQQYDSFSLANIAPQSPRNNRYIWRNIESATRYLTQQYGEVYAVTGVAFTDKKTKQLADRVLVPSHFYKAVYIPAINQAGVYYAPNDESERIQVISVDELMDKTGIDALPVLDTETKAQAFDLPLKAGESSDVPEASQKEPEWMLFVWAIIDWILTQLQA encoded by the coding sequence ATGGCAATCCCTTTAGCGACAGCATATGCTCATGATTTTAGTCAATGTAGTCAGTCTTTTTATGGCGGTATTTATCCTGAGTTTACTAATACCAAATTAAATAATAAGACGCAGGCATTGTGCATGGATGGTTTTGCAGTGATGTACTCTGGTGTATCACGTACACCACTATGGTCAGCAGAGTATTTGGATCGTACCCGTTTACAACAAGCCAAGCAGATAGATCGCGAAGACAGCTTTCATGAAGAGAGTAGATTACCAAAATCTATGCGCGCCTCATTATCTGACTATTCAGGCTCTGGCTATGATCGCGGTCATTTATCGCCAAATGGGGATATGGCAACGCGTAGCCAGCAATATGATAGCTTTAGTCTGGCCAACATTGCTCCGCAGTCGCCACGCAACAATCGCTATATCTGGCGCAATATTGAATCGGCAACTCGTTACTTGACTCAGCAGTATGGTGAGGTTTATGCGGTAACAGGGGTAGCATTTACAGACAAAAAAACCAAGCAACTGGCGGATCGAGTGCTTGTACCCAGCCACTTTTATAAAGCTGTTTATATTCCAGCAATTAACCAAGCAGGCGTTTATTACGCGCCTAACGACGAGTCAGAGCGTATACAAGTTATCAGTGTTGATGAGTTGATGGACAAGACGGGTATCGATGCATTACCTGTGCTTGATACCGAAACCAAGGCACAGGCTTTTGATTTGCCATTGAAGGCAGGAGAGAGTTCAGACGTGCCTGAGGCGTCACAAAAAGAGCCTGAATGGATGCTATTCGTTTGGGCAATTATTGATTGGATATTAACGCAGCTACAAGCGTAA
- a CDS encoding tyrosine-type recombinase/integrase → MLSDSKIRKLKPTDKCTPSRPDKYSDHQGLQLLVRSTGTKSWISAYRFDGKQQKTTLGTYPQMSLAEARGANADIKTLVANGINPKNKKRQDRLANEQAKMFNDYALEWLEERERNVKPRTYQQDYNRMHKDVLPSFEGIALKDVTFEDCKSMADKIESRAEKGTPPREVTRRTIDLVGNILKRAKRERLIEVNHTEGLKELYPKAKTKHMKHVELSQLPKLLQDIESYHGHDQTRLGMKFLAYSFCRTIELRMMKWEHIDFPNRLWRVDIDNLKIARKHVVPLSDQMLAVLEEMRPITGQYEYVFYHTGMHQPYSEEFINNALDILGYAGKQTGHGFRHIASTNLNELGYMGDAIEKQMAHDKKSSIRAVYNHAQHLEERRKIMQVWADFLDLLRDKGEVVDFQTARQQIESSLAKSENGLTKHRKNIMINALLDQGLTIEDLKRFIISED, encoded by the coding sequence ATGTTAAGTGATAGTAAGATCCGTAAGCTCAAACCCACTGATAAATGCACCCCTTCTCGTCCAGATAAATATAGCGATCATCAAGGTCTACAATTGCTCGTGCGTAGCACTGGTACAAAGTCATGGATAAGTGCTTATCGCTTTGATGGTAAGCAGCAAAAAACTACTTTAGGTACATACCCACAGATGAGCTTAGCAGAAGCTAGAGGTGCTAACGCTGATATTAAAACTTTAGTAGCTAATGGAATCAATCCAAAAAATAAAAAGCGTCAAGACAGACTTGCGAACGAGCAAGCTAAAATGTTCAATGATTATGCGCTTGAATGGCTAGAGGAGCGTGAGCGCAACGTAAAGCCTCGCACTTATCAGCAAGACTATAACCGTATGCATAAAGACGTGCTGCCGAGCTTTGAAGGCATCGCTTTAAAAGATGTAACATTCGAAGATTGCAAATCGATGGCAGACAAAATTGAAAGTAGGGCTGAAAAAGGAACACCGCCACGAGAAGTAACCAGACGTACTATTGATCTCGTTGGCAATATTCTCAAAAGAGCTAAGAGAGAACGTCTAATTGAGGTAAATCATACAGAAGGGTTAAAAGAGCTATATCCGAAAGCGAAAACTAAGCACATGAAACACGTTGAGCTTAGTCAGCTACCTAAGCTCTTACAAGACATTGAAAGCTACCATGGTCATGACCAAACTCGATTGGGAATGAAATTTCTAGCCTATTCATTCTGTCGTACTATCGAGCTACGTATGATGAAATGGGAGCATATCGACTTCCCTAACCGTCTATGGCGTGTTGATATCGATAATCTTAAGATAGCGCGTAAGCATGTTGTTCCTTTATCAGATCAGATGCTAGCAGTGTTAGAAGAGATGAGACCCATTACAGGTCAATATGAATACGTGTTCTATCATACTGGTATGCACCAGCCTTATAGCGAAGAATTCATTAATAATGCTTTAGACATCCTTGGCTACGCTGGCAAGCAAACTGGTCACGGATTCCGGCATATCGCCTCAACTAACCTAAACGAGCTTGGCTATATGGGCGATGCCATCGAAAAGCAGATGGCACATGATAAGAAAAGTAGCATCCGCGCAGTTTATAACCACGCGCAACACTTAGAGGAACGACGCAAAATCATGCAGGTTTGGGCAGATTTTTTAGATCTACTCAGAGACAAAGGTGAAGTTGTAGACTTTCAGACAGCACGGCAACAGATTGAGAGTTCTTTAGCCAAATCTGAGAATGGATTAACGAAACACAGGAAAAATATAATGATAAACGCTTTACTAGATCAAGGTTTGACTATAGAAGACTTAAAACGATTCATCATTTCTGAAGACTAG
- a CDS encoding YagK/YfjJ domain-containing protein, with translation MIIPNLSHEVVVAKVDKLVSDILNPKNRISIQQISYRLNLYYQPMTLLYNNELKYTNSIEWFIGSCYLVCGNCYPHEVFWDEAMAESFLNALNFYQYEYATDKADFAFQEQRNSQSLMEYMSYYLEKYARVLIVRVDLKLKVEFAHLVDTEIFQGFMNQLMVKIQRDREKEKKRKNGKLANASKGCFEDLRGYAWAIEQGIETGGLHCHLVLIYNGDKRQKDWFLGDTVGKRWVEITEGLGWYYNGNTSKRKARYRRRGKLGIGMIDRDKPLEVNNAINAALYLARPNKYEQRLKSWPLNMRSFGRGTLPNS, from the coding sequence ATGATCATCCCAAACTTAAGCCATGAGGTAGTAGTCGCTAAAGTCGACAAACTTGTGAGCGATATCCTTAACCCTAAAAATCGAATTAGCATTCAACAAATTAGTTATCGACTAAATCTTTATTATCAGCCAATGACACTGCTCTACAATAACGAACTAAAATACACGAACTCGATAGAATGGTTTATAGGCAGCTGCTACCTTGTTTGCGGTAATTGCTATCCTCATGAGGTTTTTTGGGATGAGGCGATGGCAGAGAGTTTTTTGAATGCGCTAAATTTTTATCAGTACGAGTATGCCACTGATAAAGCAGATTTTGCTTTTCAAGAACAACGCAATAGCCAATCACTTATGGAATATATGAGTTATTACTTAGAGAAATATGCACGTGTGCTTATCGTAAGAGTAGATCTTAAACTGAAAGTAGAGTTTGCACACCTTGTTGACACTGAGATCTTTCAGGGTTTCATGAATCAGCTTATGGTAAAAATCCAAAGAGACAGAGAAAAGGAAAAGAAAAGGAAAAATGGAAAGTTAGCAAATGCTAGTAAAGGCTGTTTTGAGGATCTAAGGGGTTATGCTTGGGCTATAGAGCAGGGTATTGAGACTGGTGGTCTACACTGTCACTTAGTTTTGATTTATAACGGTGATAAGCGTCAGAAAGACTGGTTTTTAGGCGATACTGTTGGTAAGAGATGGGTTGAGATTACAGAGGGTTTAGGCTGGTATTACAATGGTAATACCTCTAAGCGTAAAGCACGCTATAGGCGTCGAGGTAAGCTCGGTATAGGGATGATTGATAGAGACAAGCCTTTAGAGGTGAATAACGCTATTAATGCAGCGCTGTATCTAGCTCGCCCCAACAAGTATGAGCAACGCCTCAAATCTTGGCCACTTAACATGCGTAGCTTTGGTCGCGGGACTCTACCTAATAGCTAA
- a CDS encoding DUF932 domain-containing protein: protein MAHLIESMAYVGDTPWHGLGNELSPKQPIEVWAKEARMDWRIESSDVSYMATNDKGQNLIMPYDNNKVLYRSDTLEPLSVVSQRYQEVQPSEILEFYRDLTEQADFELETAGVLKEGRKFWALARTGQSATLRGGDISHGYLLLATACDGTLATTAQFTNIRVVCNNTLAISLANGSGGVVKVPHSTTFDTEKVKQQLGVSVSQWDTFNYEMKQLTNRRVTQAEAANYLNRVFNDVKDDGLILFNTAKKEKDAVPNAKAMNQVMSMFNGQGRGADMASAKDTAYGLLNAMTEFVDHERRAMSQDHRLDSAWFGAGAKLKDKSLDEALRLIA from the coding sequence ATGGCACATTTAATCGAATCAATGGCATACGTCGGCGACACCCCATGGCACGGTCTTGGCAACGAGCTATCCCCCAAACAGCCGATTGAGGTCTGGGCGAAAGAGGCTAGGATGGATTGGCGTATCGAGTCCTCAGATGTCAGCTACATGGCCACCAATGATAAAGGGCAAAACCTGATCATGCCTTATGACAATAACAAGGTACTGTATCGCTCAGACACGCTTGAGCCGTTATCTGTTGTCAGTCAGCGCTACCAAGAAGTCCAGCCAAGTGAGATTTTAGAGTTTTATCGCGATCTGACTGAACAAGCAGACTTTGAGCTGGAAACCGCAGGGGTGCTTAAAGAAGGACGTAAGTTCTGGGCACTTGCACGTACAGGACAATCAGCGACGTTACGCGGCGGTGATATCAGTCATGGCTATCTGCTACTAGCGACCGCGTGTGATGGCACGCTTGCCACCACAGCACAGTTCACCAATATTCGCGTGGTATGTAATAACACTTTAGCGATCAGCTTGGCTAATGGTAGCGGCGGTGTGGTGAAAGTACCGCATAGCACCACCTTTGATACCGAAAAGGTCAAACAGCAATTAGGCGTCTCCGTCAGCCAGTGGGATACGTTTAACTATGAGATGAAACAGTTGACCAATAGACGCGTCACGCAAGCAGAAGCAGCCAACTATTTAAACCGTGTGTTTAATGATGTCAAAGACGATGGCCTCATTCTGTTTAATACGGCGAAGAAGGAAAAAGATGCGGTTCCTAATGCAAAAGCGATGAATCAGGTGATGAGTATGTTTAACGGTCAAGGTCGCGGTGCAGATATGGCGTCCGCTAAGGACACGGCTTATGGGTTGTTAAATGCGATGACGGAATTTGTCGATCATGAACGCCGTGCCATGTCGCAAGATCATCGCCTTGACTCAGCATGGTTTGGGGCTGGTGCGAAGCTTAAAGACAAAAGCCTCGACGAAGCACTACGCTTGATTGCTTAG